In Photobacterium sp. TLY01, the following proteins share a genomic window:
- a CDS encoding ArsJ-associated glyceraldehyde-3-phosphate dehydrogenase, with the protein MTIKVGINGFGRIGRLALRAAFDWPELEFVQINDVAGDAATLAHLLEFDSVQGRWHHEVKAEDNHIVINGKAIAATQEKAIDAVDWSACDVVIEATGKHRNTEYLNQYLAQGVKRVVVSAPVKEAGIANIVVGVNDHIFDPEQHRIVTAASCTTNCIAPVVKVIHEKLGIEQSIFTTIHDLTNTQTILDAPHKDLRRARACGMSLIPTTTGSASAIVEIFPELKGKINGHAVRVPLANASLTDIIFDVKRDTTAEEVNQLLKDASQGELQGILGYEDRPLVSIDYKGDQRSTIVDALSTMVVGKRMVKIYAWYDNEMGYATRTAELVRKVGQA; encoded by the coding sequence ATGACGATCAAAGTAGGGATTAATGGTTTTGGCCGCATCGGCCGTCTGGCACTGCGCGCAGCGTTTGACTGGCCAGAGCTGGAATTTGTCCAGATTAACGATGTTGCCGGTGATGCCGCAACCCTGGCCCATCTGCTGGAATTCGATTCCGTGCAGGGTCGCTGGCACCATGAAGTGAAGGCAGAAGACAATCACATTGTCATCAATGGCAAAGCCATCGCGGCCACGCAGGAAAAAGCGATTGATGCCGTCGACTGGTCTGCTTGCGACGTGGTCATCGAAGCCACAGGCAAACACCGCAACACCGAGTATCTGAATCAATATCTGGCGCAGGGTGTGAAGCGTGTCGTCGTGTCAGCACCGGTGAAAGAAGCAGGCATCGCCAATATTGTGGTGGGCGTGAATGATCATATCTTCGACCCTGAACAACACCGCATTGTCACAGCGGCCTCCTGTACCACCAACTGTATCGCCCCTGTGGTCAAAGTGATCCATGAAAAACTGGGGATTGAGCAGTCAATTTTTACCACGATTCATGATTTAACCAATACCCAAACCATTCTGGATGCACCACACAAAGATCTGCGCCGCGCCCGTGCCTGTGGCATGAGCCTGATCCCGACCACCACAGGATCGGCCTCGGCTATCGTGGAGATCTTCCCGGAACTGAAAGGCAAAATTAACGGCCATGCCGTGCGTGTCCCGCTGGCCAATGCGTCGCTGACCGACATCATTTTCGACGTCAAACGCGACACCACCGCCGAAGAAGTCAATCAGCTGCTGAAAGACGCTTCCCAGGGCGAACTGCAGGGTATTTTAGGCTATGAAGACCGCCCGCTGGTGTCGATCGACTATAAAGGCGATCAGCGCTCAACCATCGTCGATGCGTTATCGACCATGGTGGTTGGCAAACGCATGGTGAAAATCTATGCCTGGTATGACAACGAAATGGGTTACGCCACCCGCACGGCGGAACTGGTGCGTAAAGTCGGACAAGCATAA
- a CDS encoding helix-turn-helix transcriptional regulator — protein sequence MLPHQFFKLLADETRVRCLRLIVKEQCLCVAELTEALQVSQPKMSRHLAVMRASGLLVDVRQGQWVFYRLTEDLPGWMRKQIYGLVDSNCLEQEYQQDSERLMAIKQRPVCCQ from the coding sequence ATGCTCCCTCATCAATTTTTTAAACTGCTGGCAGATGAAACCCGTGTGCGTTGCTTACGGCTCATTGTGAAAGAACAGTGCCTGTGTGTGGCCGAACTGACAGAAGCCCTGCAGGTCAGCCAACCGAAAATGTCGCGCCACCTGGCTGTGATGCGCGCCAGCGGATTACTGGTTGATGTCAGGCAGGGCCAATGGGTGTTCTACCGGTTAACCGAGGATCTGCCCGGCTGGATGCGAAAACAAATTTACGGACTGGTGGATTCAAACTGCTTAGAGCAGGAATACCAACAGGACAGTGAACGACTCATGGCAATAAAACAACGACCCGTTTGTTGCCAATAA
- a CDS encoding Ig-like domain-containing protein — MKNNICRYFTLWLSIFLMTLTLAGCGGEGSGLPSQKENNTSAVDKGGKTVRNLEIIPSANTAEAGSSLSFTVNAIHADGDKKEVTQDAQCTSSDESVAIISGKGMIQAIAAGETTISCSYAGVSGGSIVITVTGGHTVSQLQITPGQTSAAAGTQVQFTALAYYHDGSREDVTSQTTWNTTDASTVEVDANGMASAKASGSATVTGQFEGVNSNQAAVTVTTATLSSIHLSPATASLVQGTQQQFTATGHFSDGSTQDLTAQVTWNSDNTAAATISASGLAEGVAAGSSGITASFGGTTSAPVNLTVTAATVDSVQVTPANLSLAKGTSRAYTAIAHFDNNTSQDVSAQATWSSSDTAVATVSGTGVVSTLATGSAVITASFGGTVSNNANLTITEATVLSVTIAPETASIANGTTQQFTATAKFSDGSILDVTDQVSWKSGDTSVATLSATGLAHALAEGSTVVTAHYQGVDSAEIPLSVTPATVSSIAVSPGTASIANGTTQQFTATATFSDASTQDVTHLVNWVSSDTSVASINPSGLAQSLAMGTTQITASYQGQTSPAVPLEVTAATVNSLAITPSTATIANGLTQQFTATATFTDASTQDVTDLVSWVSSDTSVATITADGLAQGVSEGSATISANYEGSSDTATLTVGPAELLRVRIESDHSGSLAIELLGSDIFTVSTHAYYSDGTKLQVDNSNVTYHVSAASLLAVSTEGVVNLLAGVLTDVLITSTADMSGTDVDSENAIIINCLATVPGVLSVCTVNSVEKSDLEM, encoded by the coding sequence ATGAAGAACAACATTTGCCGGTATTTCACACTCTGGCTGAGTATTTTTCTCATGACGCTGACCCTGGCAGGTTGCGGCGGAGAAGGGAGCGGTCTGCCCAGCCAGAAAGAGAACAACACCAGCGCCGTAGATAAGGGCGGTAAAACAGTCCGCAATCTGGAGATCATCCCCAGCGCGAATACAGCCGAAGCAGGCAGTTCCCTGAGTTTTACCGTGAATGCCATTCACGCTGACGGCGATAAAAAAGAGGTCACTCAGGACGCACAATGCACCAGCAGCGATGAGTCAGTGGCCATCATCAGTGGCAAAGGGATGATCCAGGCTATTGCCGCCGGTGAAACCACCATTTCCTGCAGTTATGCCGGGGTCAGTGGTGGCAGCATCGTGATTACGGTGACGGGCGGCCATACAGTCAGTCAGCTGCAAATCACTCCCGGACAGACATCAGCAGCGGCAGGCACTCAGGTGCAATTTACCGCGCTGGCTTACTATCACGATGGCAGCCGTGAAGATGTCACCAGCCAGACTACCTGGAATACCACAGATGCCAGTACGGTCGAGGTGGACGCCAACGGTATGGCTTCCGCCAAGGCCTCCGGGTCAGCAACGGTCACCGGTCAGTTTGAAGGGGTGAACAGCAATCAGGCAGCGGTGACAGTGACCACAGCCACACTGAGTTCAATTCATCTCTCGCCTGCCACGGCATCCTTGGTACAAGGCACACAACAGCAGTTTACTGCCACAGGCCACTTCTCCGACGGTTCAACACAAGATTTAACCGCACAGGTGACCTGGAACAGCGACAACACAGCTGCCGCCACCATCTCAGCCTCAGGATTAGCGGAAGGCGTTGCCGCAGGGTCTAGCGGTATAACCGCCAGTTTCGGTGGCACAACCAGTGCGCCTGTGAATCTCACAGTGACAGCGGCTACAGTTGATTCAGTGCAAGTAACACCCGCTAACCTGAGTCTGGCCAAAGGCACCAGCCGGGCCTATACCGCCATCGCGCATTTTGATAACAACACCTCGCAGGATGTCAGTGCGCAAGCAACATGGAGCAGCAGCGATACCGCTGTCGCGACCGTGTCCGGAACCGGGGTTGTCAGTACACTCGCGACGGGATCTGCCGTGATCACGGCCAGCTTTGGCGGGACAGTCAGCAACAACGCAAATCTGACGATCACTGAAGCCACCGTGCTGTCTGTCACCATTGCACCGGAAACGGCCAGTATTGCCAACGGCACCACCCAGCAGTTTACTGCCACCGCCAAGTTCTCTGATGGCAGCATCCTGGATGTGACGGATCAGGTGAGCTGGAAAAGTGGTGATACCAGTGTCGCCACCCTGTCGGCCACAGGTTTAGCCCATGCATTGGCAGAAGGAAGCACAGTCGTGACCGCCCATTATCAGGGCGTCGACAGCGCTGAGATTCCGCTCTCGGTCACGCCGGCAACCGTCAGCTCCATTGCTGTCAGCCCGGGTACCGCCAGTATTGCCAATGGCACCACCCAGCAGTTTACTGCCACAGCAACCTTCTCCGATGCCAGCACCCAGGATGTGACTCATCTGGTCAATTGGGTGAGTTCGGACACCAGTGTCGCCAGCATCAATCCCTCAGGTCTGGCGCAATCGTTAGCAATGGGCACAACACAGATCACAGCCAGCTATCAGGGCCAAACCAGCCCGGCCGTCCCCCTGGAAGTCACAGCTGCAACGGTCAACTCACTGGCAATCACGCCATCAACGGCAACCATCGCCAACGGTTTGACCCAGCAGTTCACCGCCACAGCCACCTTCACGGACGCGTCCACTCAGGATGTCACGGATCTGGTGAGCTGGGTGAGCAGCGATACCAGTGTCGCAACCATCACTGCTGACGGTCTGGCGCAGGGCGTCTCCGAAGGATCTGCAACGATTAGCGCGAACTATGAGGGTAGCTCGGATACGGCAACCCTGACGGTTGGTCCTGCGGAGTTACTGCGTGTTCGGATCGAATCGGATCACTCAGGCAGTCTGGCCATTGAGTTACTGGGTTCAGATATTTTCACGGTCTCAACCCATGCCTACTATTCCGATGGTACCAAGCTGCAGGTGGATAACAGCAACGTGACTTATCACGTCTCTGCAGCGTCCTTGCTCGCTGTCAGCACCGAAGGTGTCGTTAACCTGCTTGCTGGCGTGCTGACAGACGTACTGATCACTTCGACCGCCGACATGTCAGGCACTGATGTAGACAGTGAAAATGCCATCATCATCAATTGTCTGGCTACCGTGCCAGGGGTTCTGTCGGTCTGTACCGTCAACTCTGTTGAGAAAAGTGATTTAGAAATGTAA
- a CDS encoding patatin family protein — MNQKTALVVEGGAMRGIFASGVLDAFMDDNYNPYDLAIGVSAGASNLLGYLANQPKRSYRVITQLATDKRFYNPARFLKGGNLVDVRWLIDESLRLYPLDQHKLFGKTALIAAATNINTGTADYYNVSPSNVSDVMEATSALPIAYKATPCFAGGCYTDGGVADSIPVREAYRRGARDITVILSHPLSYQMKPAKYPWMMKKVFARQPQIASAMIKRADNYNASLEFIRQPPADATIRVIAPPENFSVKRLTMRKSALDEGYQMGLKEGMLHIHRRKSLNGAHDENCQFCL, encoded by the coding sequence ATGAATCAGAAGACAGCATTAGTGGTGGAAGGCGGTGCGATGCGGGGTATTTTTGCCAGCGGGGTACTGGATGCCTTTATGGACGACAACTATAACCCTTACGATCTGGCCATTGGTGTTTCAGCGGGCGCATCGAACTTGCTGGGGTATCTGGCAAATCAGCCCAAGCGCAGTTATCGCGTGATTACGCAGTTAGCAACCGACAAGCGGTTTTACAATCCTGCTCGTTTTCTGAAAGGTGGCAATTTGGTGGATGTGCGGTGGCTGATCGATGAATCATTGCGGCTTTATCCACTTGATCAGCACAAACTGTTCGGGAAAACTGCGCTGATTGCTGCAGCCACCAATATCAACACGGGCACGGCTGATTATTACAACGTGAGCCCATCTAACGTCAGCGATGTGATGGAAGCGACCAGCGCGCTGCCGATCGCCTATAAAGCGACACCCTGTTTTGCTGGTGGCTGTTATACCGATGGTGGCGTAGCAGATTCGATCCCGGTGCGGGAGGCCTACCGCCGCGGTGCAAGGGATATCACAGTGATTTTGTCACATCCGCTCAGCTATCAGATGAAACCGGCAAAATACCCCTGGATGATGAAAAAAGTCTTTGCCCGTCAGCCACAGATAGCTTCGGCCATGATCAAACGTGCTGATAACTATAACGCTTCGCTGGAATTCATCCGTCAACCGCCGGCAGATGCCACAATTCGGGTCATTGCGCCACCTGAGAACTTTAGCGTGAAGCGTTTGACCATGCGTAAATCCGCCCTGGATGAAGGCTATCAGATGGGCCTCAAAGAAGGCATGCTGCATATTCATCGCCGGAAGTCACTGAATGGGGCGCATGATGAAAACTGTCAGTTTTGCCTGTGA
- a CDS encoding DUF1330 domain-containing protein, giving the protein MSFEMLLALDVANDEIYAQYRREIAPILSRYHGSFGYDFKVSEVLISQVSASINRVFSIRFPSEDMKNQFFHDKEYLTVKQHYFTPSVRATTLIASYEKPDN; this is encoded by the coding sequence ATGTCTTTTGAAATGCTGCTCGCGCTTGATGTCGCGAATGATGAAATTTACGCACAATACAGACGCGAAATAGCCCCCATTTTATCGCGCTATCACGGCAGCTTTGGCTACGATTTTAAAGTCTCAGAAGTATTGATTTCGCAGGTATCCGCATCCATCAATCGTGTTTTCTCAATTCGCTTTCCCAGTGAAGACATGAAAAATCAATTCTTTCACGACAAAGAGTATCTCACGGTAAAACAACACTATTTTACGCCGTCGGTCCGGGCCACGACCCTCATCGCCAGCTACGAGAAACCGGACAACTGA
- a CDS encoding sulfurtransferase: MFPLVSTSWLARKSGSPNLVILDASMKSVTGDHADFSSRQYIPGAIVFDLERQFSDVACSLPHTAPDYEAFQREVSKLGIESDSVIVIYDAKGIYSAPRAWWLFKLMGHEQVYVLDGGLPKWIAEGRAVVASPVIPESGNGGNNGWQGEYRTTWIADWRALAAKAGLPGHHVIDVRSAGRFSGQQPEPRPELRSGHIPHAINLPFACFIEDGQYKDPDKLQALFSQKQVFADDRLYFSCGSGVTACIGLLAAYLCGYRNLSVYDGSWAEWGQRTDLPVA, encoded by the coding sequence ATGTTCCCTTTAGTTTCAACATCTTGGCTGGCAAGGAAAAGCGGATCGCCAAATCTGGTGATTCTGGATGCTTCCATGAAAAGCGTGACGGGTGATCATGCCGATTTTTCCTCACGGCAGTATATCCCCGGCGCCATCGTGTTTGATCTTGAGCGGCAGTTTTCTGATGTTGCTTGTTCGCTGCCTCATACCGCACCGGATTATGAAGCATTTCAGCGAGAAGTCTCCAAACTGGGGATTGAGTCGGATTCTGTGATTGTCATTTACGATGCAAAAGGTATTTACTCAGCGCCTCGGGCCTGGTGGCTGTTTAAGCTGATGGGGCACGAGCAGGTCTATGTGCTGGACGGCGGTTTGCCCAAGTGGATCGCTGAAGGCAGGGCTGTCGTCGCTTCTCCTGTCATTCCTGAGAGTGGAAACGGTGGCAACAACGGTTGGCAGGGGGAGTATCGAACCACGTGGATTGCTGACTGGCGAGCACTGGCAGCAAAAGCCGGTCTGCCGGGGCATCATGTTATCGATGTGCGTTCCGCTGGGCGGTTTTCTGGTCAACAGCCAGAGCCACGTCCAGAACTGAGAAGCGGGCATATTCCCCATGCGATAAACCTTCCGTTCGCCTGTTTCATTGAAGACGGTCAGTATAAAGATCCAGATAAATTACAGGCGTTATTTTCCCAAAAGCAGGTGTTCGCCGATGACCGGCTGTACTTCAGCTGTGGCTCCGGCGTAACTGCCTGCATTGGACTGTTGGCCGCTTATCTGTGCGGGTACAGAAACCTGTCGGTTTATGATGGCTCCTGGGCGGAGTGGGGGCAGCGAACCGATTTACCCGTTGCCTAG
- the arsJ gene encoding organoarsenical effux MFS transporter ArsJ — protein MFAKYFAQFSQPVRQYMLVTFNYWNFTVTDGALRMLVVLYFYELGYSTLAIASLFLFYEFFGVVTNLVGGWLGARLGLNRTMNIGLGMQIVALLMLAVPNPMLTIPWVMAAQALSGIAKDLNKMSAKSAIKTLVPDNKQSALYQWVALMTGSKNTLKGAGFFLGGLLLSIMGFQNAVLTMAGVLALVFISSLLTLKADMGKAKNKPKFAEMFSKSESVNILSAARMFLFGARDVWFVVALPVYLGSVFGWNHSAVGGFMAAWVMAYGFVQGFAPKLTGKAQGKVPDGQAATRWALLLAVITAGIAYGVQIQWQPELVIIGGLMLFGAIFAINSSLHSYLIVSYAKDDGVSLDVGFYYMANAMGRLIGTVLSGWVFQVAGLSACLWVSFVFLALTTLISLKLPKIQAYQVIS, from the coding sequence ATGTTTGCTAAATATTTCGCGCAATTCAGCCAGCCGGTCCGTCAGTATATGCTGGTGACCTTCAATTACTGGAATTTCACTGTGACCGACGGCGCGCTGCGTATGCTGGTCGTGCTCTATTTTTACGAGCTGGGTTATTCCACTCTGGCCATCGCCTCCCTCTTTCTCTTCTATGAATTTTTCGGCGTGGTCACTAACCTGGTCGGCGGCTGGCTGGGCGCCCGGCTGGGTCTGAACCGGACCATGAACATTGGTCTTGGCATGCAGATTGTTGCCCTGCTGATGCTGGCCGTGCCCAACCCGATGCTGACGATCCCTTGGGTCATGGCCGCACAGGCACTATCGGGAATCGCTAAAGATCTCAACAAGATGAGTGCCAAAAGCGCCATCAAAACACTGGTGCCGGACAACAAGCAAAGTGCGCTGTACCAGTGGGTTGCACTGATGACAGGGTCAAAAAACACCCTCAAAGGTGCCGGTTTCTTCCTCGGCGGTTTACTGCTCAGTATCATGGGTTTCCAGAATGCAGTGCTGACCATGGCGGGTGTGCTGGCACTGGTGTTCATCAGCAGTCTCCTGACGCTGAAAGCCGATATGGGCAAAGCGAAAAACAAGCCCAAATTTGCCGAGATGTTCTCGAAATCTGAAAGCGTCAACATCCTTTCTGCTGCCCGCATGTTCCTGTTCGGGGCGCGGGATGTCTGGTTTGTGGTTGCGCTGCCTGTGTATCTAGGCTCGGTGTTTGGCTGGAATCACAGTGCGGTCGGCGGCTTCATGGCAGCCTGGGTGATGGCGTATGGCTTTGTGCAGGGCTTCGCCCCCAAGCTGACTGGCAAGGCGCAGGGCAAAGTGCCGGACGGACAAGCCGCAACGCGCTGGGCGCTGCTGCTGGCTGTCATTACCGCAGGTATCGCTTACGGGGTGCAAATCCAATGGCAGCCGGAGCTGGTGATCATTGGTGGGCTGATGCTCTTTGGCGCCATCTTTGCGATTAATTCGTCGCTGCACTCATACCTGATCGTCAGCTACGCCAAAGACGATGGCGTCTCATTAGATGTCGGCTTCTACTACATGGCCAATGCTATGGGCCGTTTAATCGGCACAGTGCTCTCAGGCTGGGTCTTTCAGGTGGCTGGCCTGTCCGCCTGCCTGTGGGTGTCTTTCGTCTTTCTCGCCCTCACCACCCTGATCTCCCTGAAACTGCCTAAAATCCAGGCTTATCAGGTCATCTCTTAA
- a CDS encoding cyclin-dependent kinase inhibitor 3 family protein, with protein sequence MTHPTWTLPVTETSALVLTPCPGTKGVALADSLNQLKAQGVRAVVTAINAQEMTDKDVADLGQLVEQSGMLWAHTPIEDDAAPDREFATHWQAASPQLHKIIAEGGKIALHCMGGSGRTGLLAAHLLLEMGWPLSRIIEAVQALRPGAFTKPVQVDYIRQVASQS encoded by the coding sequence ATGACACATCCAACCTGGACTTTACCCGTCACCGAGACCAGCGCACTGGTACTGACACCCTGCCCCGGCACCAAAGGCGTTGCTCTGGCAGACAGCCTGAATCAGCTGAAAGCACAGGGGGTACGCGCTGTCGTGACCGCCATCAATGCGCAGGAAATGACAGACAAAGACGTGGCTGATTTGGGCCAGCTTGTTGAACAGTCTGGCATGCTGTGGGCACACACCCCCATCGAAGATGATGCCGCGCCTGATCGCGAATTTGCGACACATTGGCAGGCAGCCAGCCCGCAATTGCATAAAATTATTGCAGAAGGGGGCAAGATCGCCCTGCATTGCATGGGAGGCTCTGGCCGCACCGGTTTACTTGCCGCGCACCTGCTGCTGGAAATGGGCTGGCCGTTGTCACGTATTATCGAAGCCGTTCAGGCGCTGCGTCCGGGCGCCTTTACCAAACCGGTCCAGGTCGACTACATCCGCCAGGTAGCGTCACAATCATAA